From the genome of Pontibacillus halophilus JSM 076056 = DSM 19796:
ATGGCGAGCTAAGCGATATTGGTCACGACGTTCGGGAAGAACTGATTGCCACCTACAAGGAAGAACGGTTACAACATTTACTGCAAAATGCATTGAATGAAGAGTCTTCTTCCACAACCACCGAGACACACAGAACCTATCACACCGTTACATTAGAAATGCTGGAGCAAGAAGATTGGAAAGAACGTTATGCAGCTCTCGATCGAATGAATCCAACTACGGATGATTTCAAAGTACTCGAGAAAGCATTAGAAGATGAGAAGGCATCAGTTAGACGCTTAGCAACTGTTCTCCTTGGGATGATTGAGGACAAAGCAGTGTTACCCTATCTTTACAAAGCATTACAAGACCCGTCCGTAACGGTACGAAGAACAGCAGGAGACACGTTCTCTGACTTAGGATTCCGAGAAGCAATCCCAGCCATGACAGAAGCACTTAAAGATAAGAACAAACTTGTTCGATGGAGAGCGGCTATGTTTCTTTACGAAGTTGGCGATGATTCAGCGGTTCCTGCTTTACAAGAAGCGGTCTTTGATTCAGAATTTGAAGTACGCATGCAAGCTAAAATGGCATTACGCCGTATTGAAGGCGGCGAAGAGGCAAAAGGTTCGGTATGGAATCAAATGACTCAGGCTACTCAAAATGATGGAAAGTAAAGGAGAATGGATATGAACCCATACGTAGAATATATGAGAGAAATTGCTCAACCTATGAGAGATGAGCTTACACATGCAGGATTTAAAGAGTTGATTACGCCAGAACAGGTAAATGAATTTATTGAAGCAACTGAAGGAACGACTCTTGTTGTTGTCAACTCCGTTTGTGGATGTGCTGCAGGGTTAGCTCGACCAGCAGCGAAAGCTTCATTATCAAATGACAAGACTCCTGAAACGCTCGTCACGGTATTTGCCGGTCAAGACCGTGAAGCGACTGAACAAATGAGAGACCATTTCGGTGATTTGGAACCCTCTTCTCCTTCTATGGCATTGCTTAAAGATGGCAAGGTTGTTCATTTCATCCCTCGCGAAGATATTGAGGACCATGAGGTAGAAGAAATCGTCTCCAACTTAACCCGTGCATATAACCAATATTGCTAATTCAGAAACCCCTGCTCCATTTACGTTGAGCAGGGGTTTCGAATATTTTAATAGTTCTGCTTTGTCGAAGGAAACTGAATATGATAAATCGTTGCAGGAAAGTGGCTACAATCGCTCAAATGTTTTATCATAAAGCTATGACAACTTATCAAATCGTACTTAACCGTATTCAACATATGCGGGCAAGGCTCACGGCCTCAGATCCGGGCCTTACCCGTCTAATTACTACAACAAAGGCAACGCTAAGCGTAATGACTTCCGTCTTTTTCGTAAGTGCGCTATTAGCTCTTCTCGACCAAGGAAGCTTAACGGTATCAATCTTTGCAGGTGCAATGGGACTCTTGGGTGTACTAGTTGTGTTTGATGATACCCGTTTCAAGAAACAAGTGACTACAGCTCTATTGCCAATCTCTGCTGCCATTTCAATTACAGCAGGAGCTTTCTTGTCACAGTACCCACATGCATCAGATGTCGTAATCCTAATCCCAATTTTTTCAGCGTTTTACTTCTCTAAATTTGGGTCTCGTTACTTCTCAATTAGTATGGTTTCGTTCATTTCAATCTATTTCTCTTCCATACTCGGGGTGCCCTTTCAAGATGTCCCGTGGTTCTATTTGAGTATTCTGGTTGGGATAGGCTTTGCCTATCTATACAACTTCATTATTATTCGTGACCAACCGAACGTTACATTAAAAAGGAGTCTACGTTCTTTCCATGTTCAAATTAACCTTCTCTTTAATTTAATAGGAAGTTACGTTAGTTCGAGTGACCAAGAAAGGCAACGTAAAGCTTTAAAACGAGAGCTTGATTACAATGCAGAACGTTTAAACGAGTATGCGCAGAAAGTATCCTCACAGCTTTCTAATGTGCATCCAGAGGAAATATGGCCAGGGGTAACGAAAGAACAGCTTCGTATCTATTTGTTTGATGCATCGATGCTGATTGAAACCCTCCTTCCAACAATGGATGATTTATTGAAAGACGGCGCATTCCAGAACGAGTCTTTACAAAGAACAACAGCAACGTTACTCCAAGCCATTCGGGATATTAGGGCGTTGCGGCACATCGATAGTGAGCAACAAATTCAAGCGGCTGAACGCCGATTGGAAGAATTTAAACAACTTACAATAGAAACACAGTTAGATTCAGAAACCTTCTTTCTCTTTAACCGACTGATTACCATGTGTGAGCATGTATTTGCGAATGTAAGAACGCTACAAGCCCTTCGTACACAAGCTATAGAAGTGAAAGATAGAGATAATATGGAAGAGGATACTTCTGCAGAGGAGGAAGATGACCAAGAGGGTAAAGATTCAAGAATGGAGCCAACTACTAAAAAAGCAATCCAAGCTGTAGCTGCAGGGAGCGTTTCAATCGTACTTGGCTATATACTCACTCCGAGTCAGCAATATTGGATCTTACTGACCGCGTTTATTATCTTCATGGGGACAGACACAGTCGGGAGAACTTTCTTAAAAGCGGTCGAACGTACAATCGGCACAGTTTTTGGAGCAATTATTGGATTCGTCATTGCCCAATTTGTATATGGTCACACCTACGTAGAAATTGGATTAATCTTCCTTTGTATCTTTATGGCGTTTTACTTTCTTCCAATTTCTTATTCATTCATGATGTTTTGGATAACGATGATGGTTGCCATGCTTTATGATTTGCTATTGGGCGGAATCACATGGGGAGTTCTAGGAGCACGAGTCGTAGACACAATCGTCGGAGCGGCGTTAGCTCTAGCAGCTGCCGCTTACATCTTACCTAAGAAAACACAAGAGAAAGTATCAGAAACCACTCTCGATTACTTCTCACATCTTAACAAGCTTCTGAATGGAACATTGCAACAGTTAAAAGGGGATCCTGAACCATTGGACCTTACTGAAAAGACGTTTGAGATGGATGAGACATTAAGTCAATTACGGACAGATGCTGAATCTATGCGTAAAACTCCAGGTGCTACTACACGCACTCGTATTGAAGGCTGGATTACTCGAATTGCGACACTAAATTACTACGCTAAACACCTGCTTACTCCAACCGCCGAAATTGATGACCAATTACAAGCCGTCATCGATCAGTTGAATGAGTATATAAACGATAATATTGACACCATTCAATTACTGTTAAAGGATGAACGGAGTCATGCAGTAGTATGGGATGTTGAGGTGTTGCCTTCTCATATGGCCTATTTCAATGATTATGAGAACAATGAACGAAAGCTAACCGATTCGTATCATCACTTCTACTACATCCGATTAATTAATCAAACACTCGTATCATTCGCAACTGACCTTGGTGCGCAAACTGAACGCACATCTGTATAGAGCATGACAAGAAAGGGATACCAATTAAGGTATCCCTTTCTTATGCCGTATCGTATGTACAAGCAGTCCTCTTGTATTTGATGGTAGACTACAAATCGAACGCTTCTTCCCTTCTCATTTATCTTTGAAAGGCTAAAAAAACCCTGTAAACGCACATTTTAAACGGTAATGTGTGTTTACAGAGTTTTTGTTCGTTACGTTGTGAGTTGACCAGGCTCTTCTTCACCAATGATCTTCACTTCTGTTTCTAATTCTACACCAAATTTGTTAAACACAGTCTGTTGGACATGTTTAATTAAGGCGATATAATCGCTTGCTGTCCCCTTGTCAATGTTGACCATAAAGCCAGCATGTTTCTTTGATACTTGTACGCCGCCAATTTGTGTCCCTTGCAGGTCGCTATCTTGAATGAGTTTCCCTGCGAAATAACCAGGAGGGCGTTTGAAAACACTGCCGCATGAGGGGAATTCTAAAGGTTGCTTTGATTCACGCTTATACGTTAAATCGTCCATGATGGATTTAATCTCCTCATGAGTACCTGTCTTTAAGACAAACGTAGCCTCAACGACAATGTATCCCTTCTCAGCTACTGCACTATGACGGTAGTCTAGTTCTAACTCAGAAGCAGGAATGGATTTAACTTCCCCATCTCTTGTTACGACAATTGCACTTTGCAACACATCTGATACTTCACCGCCATAAGCACCCGCGTTCATATAGAGCGCTCCACCTACTGTTCCAGGTATTCCGCACGCAAACTCTAGCCCAGTTAATGTATGCTTAAGGGCGAAACGAGATGCATCGATAATACGAGCACCGCTCTCTGCAACAAGCGTATGGTCATCTTTTAAGTAGATTTGTTTTAGTCGTCCCATGTGGATGGTGATACCTCGGATTCCCCCATCTCGTACGATGACATTGGATCCGTTTCCAAGTAAGGTAATTGGAATGTTATGCTCATTTGCATACTTCACCACTTCCCCAATATCTTCATAGGATTGAGGCATAACGAAGATATCCGCACACCCACCTGTTCTCGTAAATGTATAAGAAGAAAGAGGTTCATCTTTCTTAATGCTCTCAGCACGTACAAGTTCTCTTAAGACTTGCACTACTTCTGTGGTATTCAAAGCTACTTCCTCCTTTTCCATTACCTATTGTACCTTATTATATTCATAAAAATCATGAGGTTCTTATAAAAACCTATTGAAAATATGTAAAAAGTCCTGTACATCAGTCTTCTTACTTTATCAATAAACCGACTATAAGCGCAATATATACAACCGTAAAAAAGCCCTCTTATGAAGAGGGCATTCAGTCACGTTAATAATTCTTGTACATCCAATACGCCATTGTAGATGTGCGGTTCATTGTGATGTTCGAAATCAGCTCTAGCATCCTTCCCAGACAATCCTGTTAATACGGCAGCAAACGTTACTCCCATCGTTTGAGCCGCAAGTCCATCAGCCAAAGAATCACCAATAATGACAATGGTATCATCCGTTTGTATGGGATGTTCGATGTGAATGAGGTCATCAGGGTTAGCTCCTCTCCCTTGCCACGCGTAGATGTACGTATAAGGCTCGGGTTTCGCAAGTGGAGCCAGCTCTGGGTACTGTTCTTCGGCCTTCAGCACATCGGTTGCTGTCGCAATATGATTCTCGTTTATATAAGGGAGGAGTCCTATCGACTTAAGCGGTTCAACCGTCTCTAAATACGGTCGTCCTGTACCAACACCTACAATCCATCCACCATTTGAAGCTCGTTCAAATAAATTCTTCAATTCTTCTACTGGGGCCAAAGGAACTTCCACATGCATAAATCCTGTCTTTCCTTCTTGATTGGTCTCTCTTCCAATCGAACGCGAGATTTGTGCGTCCCCTACGTACCATTCTTGAAATGTTTCTCTACAGTAGTCCCATAAGTCGCTGTTACGAGAGAAGCTCTGTGTCGAGATATTCAAATAACGCGATGCAACACGATTTAACTCCCCGAGAAGCTCTTGTTTCAATGCGTCGCTTTCTTCAAAGTCTGATACAAAGTCCTCGTAGTTAAGTTTTACTTCGTGTTGCTTCACCCAGCTGCCTATAAGCTTAATTGAGTCACGAGTCAATTGACTCGTTAACAGCTCCTTAATTTCACTCTCTTTGTACGGCTTTAATTGATGTAAAATTCGAATGAGTTGATACGAAAACGTAAGATAGACCATATCCCAATTCGCGTTGATCCCTCTTGACTTAATAAATTTAAGTACCTTATCTTCTTGGAATACCTTATTACGAAGGGATTTTGTCTCCTCTTCATTTAAGTCAGTCGTAAAGCTCTTTGGTGCCACACTTATGTACTGATCACTATTTAGTAATTCCCACACCGTTAAAGCGGAAGCATCAAAATAACGTTCCTCACTAAGCAGTACACCATCTACATCGAATAGCGCTAGTTTACTCATAAGCCGCCTCCATTCATAGGATCTTTCATTCATTTTAACAAGTTAATGCGTTAATGGGTAGGAATTTAGACAATGAAATAACAAGTCATAGGAAAAAGTAATGATTTGAAATATGAGAAATGTTGGTATAATAAGAAGACAATAGCTCGGTCATCTCAAGGGTGGTCGGCATTACACCCCGAGGAAGGGGGTGATGCCTTTGACGGTTTTCGAATCCTTAATGTTCGCCATCGCGTTCGCAGGATTGATCGTCTCCATTTTGTCTCATAACGACAAATAATCCACCCTTGAGTTAGCGGCTCACGGTGGATTATAGTTACGTCTATTTGTGTGCCGACCTCTTTAAGAGACCGACTATTGGGGCCGTTGGTGTTGCATCACCAGCGGTTTTTTTATTACTTCTAGTATACCCGATTTTATGTTTCACTTGTAGTGGTATTTTGTTTTATTGCTTTAGTTTTACTTTTTGCTCGGAGTTGCTACTAAGTTTTAATTAGAACTAACTTTATTCCCATACACATTTAATTGCGCAATCCGATTCACTGCTTCTTTAATGCGTTCTGTAGACTCTAGGAGCCCGATTCGGACAAAGCCTTCTCCCGCTTCACCAAACCCGTTACCAGGAGCTACGATGACGGAACACTTCTCCATCAGTTCAGTTGCAAACCCTTCAGAAGTGAAGCCTTCTGGCACTGGCATCCATGCGAAGAATGAACCTTTGGATGGATGAATAGGACACCCAATCCTATGTAATTCTTGAACAAGTACGTCTCTTCTCTCTTCATAAAGTTCAACACATTGTTGAACCACATCCTGCGGCCCTGTTAAGGCAGCTGCAGCTGCTTCCTGAATTGCACCGAAAATACTGCAGTAGTAATGGTTCTGGAAGGTCTCAATGGCATGTACGACACTTCGGTTCCCAACCGCAAACGCAATTCTCCACCCTGCCATGTTATAGGTTTTAGACATCGTATAAATTTCGACCCCTACATTTTTGGAACCTTCTGTTTGTAGAAAGCTTATTGGTTTCTCTCCATCAAATCCGATTGCTCCATACGCAAAGTCATGAACGACACATACATCATGCTGTTCTGCCAAGGCGACGGTTTCTTCGAAGAACTTAGGAGTCGCTATACCAGCAGTAGGGTTGTTTGGGTAATTTAATAACATTAATTTCGCCTTTTCGAACGTTTCATTGCTAATAGCCCTATAGTCAGGAAGATAATCGTTTTCGTGTTTTAAAGGCATTCTGTGCATGGAAGCCCCTGCTAGAGCAACTCCAGATAAATAATCAGGGTACCCTGGGTCTGGTACAAGCGCAAGGTCTCCCTCATCTAGAAAGCACTCACATACCTCCACTAATCCAGTCTTACCACCAAATAGAATAGCAACCTCTTCAGTTGGGTCCAATGTAACATCATATTCCCGCTTATAAAACGTCGCCACAGCTTCCTTCAAATACTGAAATCCCGTGAATGGTGCGTATTTATGATTGATTGGGTCCTCAGCCCCTTTTTGTAGAGCTTCAACAATATGTTCAGGTGTTGGTTGATCTGGGTTTCCTTGGCCTAAGTTTATTACGCTTTCGGTCGTAGCATGTAAATCTTTCGCTTGCTTCTCAAGTCTTGCAAAGAACTGTTCTGGTAAACGTCTTACTTTACTTGATGGTTGAAATTCCTTCATATCTACACATCCCTTTCAACATTTGCTATGGAACTGATGGTACCCTCTATGCTACACTTTGTAAAGAATTTTCAGATTTCAAAGGGGTGTGTTGAACGTATGGACGATTGCAAGTCCCATGATAATGAAAAGAATGATCGAGATCGCATGGGCTGCGTAGCTGATGGGTGCGGCTTACTAGGATGCTTACCTCTTTCTTCCATATTAATTGTTGTTCTTCTCTTTATTACTTAAGGTTTAGCTTTTTCTATTATTACTGTTCGGAGTTGCTACTATGTAGATTTAAAGAATATGGAGACAACATAAAGACCCAGCCATTATGACTGAGCCTCTACCCGTATATATTGTGGTGCGATTGTGGTGTTTAATTTCCCGCGTATTTTTTTAACCCGGTTCTGTTCTCCTTCCAGCCACCGTTTCAAGTTAAACGGAACTGGACGGTTGTAACCGCCGAGGGTGAACCATACATCCATCGTCTTTGGAAAGTATCCAATTGTATGGATGGTACCTGCCCAGTGGTCATATTCTTCAGAAAAGATTGGACCTTCAGGGTCATTTAAATAGCGGAAGGCTTCTGCCCCGCTTTGGAATGGGTCTCTTCCTTGCATGTCTTTCATTCGTCTTTTGGAATCGTCCATGTGACGTCGGTTTTCACCTGTTAACCGGTCAAAGTGGTTCGTACAGTAATTCCCTTCATAATGGGCAACACCTCTAGGCGACCCTTCTACGACAACTGTACGCCCGCTTCTATCCATGATGACGTAGTTAAATGAAGTTCGGTGTGGCACCTTATACAACAAGTCAATTGCCTCATCGACTGTTCGGCAATATTCGAGCACCATACGAGTCAATATGACGCAGATAAACCCGTCTCCTGGTTTAATTCGATTGACGAAATTGTAACCAATCACAAGTCCTTCCTCATTCATCCCATCCGCTCGTCCAATAATACGCTGAGCAGGCCCAATGGTTGCATAGCCGTTGTCTGGTTTAGAGAGAACAAATCGACCATCGTAAGGCTCTGGTGTAAAATCGTAATTTCGAATGAAATAATCATCACCTGTGAAGATGGAGCATCCAGATTTAATCCAGTCCTGTTGATATCCACTATACTCTCGAACCGTCTCTTCAATCGACCAGCCTAATCCATCAGCAAGCCCGATGAGTTCTTCCCATAAGGACGGAGCAAACTTCAAGAGGAGTCGTTTCGCCTCTTCAATGTCTACTGT
Proteins encoded in this window:
- a CDS encoding HAD family hydrolase, encoding MSKLALFDVDGVLLSEERYFDASALTVWELLNSDQYISVAPKSFTTDLNEEETKSLRNKVFQEDKVLKFIKSRGINANWDMVYLTFSYQLIRILHQLKPYKESEIKELLTSQLTRDSIKLIGSWVKQHEVKLNYEDFVSDFEESDALKQELLGELNRVASRYLNISTQSFSRNSDLWDYCRETFQEWYVGDAQISRSIGRETNQEGKTGFMHVEVPLAPVEELKNLFERASNGGWIVGVGTGRPYLETVEPLKSIGLLPYINENHIATATDVLKAEEQYPELAPLAKPEPYTYIYAWQGRGANPDDLIHIEHPIQTDDTIVIIGDSLADGLAAQTMGVTFAAVLTGLSGKDARADFEHHNEPHIYNGVLDVQELLT
- a CDS encoding pyridoxal phosphate-dependent aminotransferase, giving the protein MKEFQPSSKVRRLPEQFFARLEKQAKDLHATTESVINLGQGNPDQPTPEHIVEALQKGAEDPINHKYAPFTGFQYLKEAVATFYKREYDVTLDPTEEVAILFGGKTGLVEVCECFLDEGDLALVPDPGYPDYLSGVALAGASMHRMPLKHENDYLPDYRAISNETFEKAKLMLLNYPNNPTAGIATPKFFEETVALAEQHDVCVVHDFAYGAIGFDGEKPISFLQTEGSKNVGVEIYTMSKTYNMAGWRIAFAVGNRSVVHAIETFQNHYYCSIFGAIQEAAAAALTGPQDVVQQCVELYEERRDVLVQELHRIGCPIHPSKGSFFAWMPVPEGFTSEGFATELMEKCSVIVAPGNGFGEAGEGFVRIGLLESTERIKEAVNRIAQLNVYGNKVSSN
- a CDS encoding C45 family autoproteolytic acyltransferase/hydolase; its protein translation is MIDIYSNVIETSGSYYEMGRQQGEQLIGTPILEAHKQKQEKLRKRFTVDIEEAKRLLLKFAPSLWEELIGLADGLGWSIEETVREYSGYQQDWIKSGCSIFTGDDYFIRNYDFTPEPYDGRFVLSKPDNGYATIGPAQRIIGRADGMNEEGLVIGYNFVNRIKPGDGFICVILTRMVLEYCRTVDEAIDLLYKVPHRTSFNYVIMDRSGRTVVVEGSPRGVAHYEGNYCTNHFDRLTGENRRHMDDSKRRMKDMQGRDPFQSGAEAFRYLNDPEGPIFSEEYDHWAGTIHTIGYFPKTMDVWFTLGGYNRPVPFNLKRWLEGEQNRVKKIRGKLNTTIAPQYIRVEAQS
- a CDS encoding conserved virulence factor C family protein — its product is MHITSIEPTPSPNSMKINLSESLEMGKTHNFKKEDDLTKAPLYVKELLHIEGVKSLYQVADFIALDRHPKYQWEEILPKARAVFGEESNEQSANHQAAPQQDTALGEVQVQIQMFRGIPMQIKLIEGETEERIALPAEFMNTAMEASKASDNIVKERQWVEHSPRYGELSDIGHDVREELIATYKEERLQHLLQNALNEESSSTTTETHRTYHTVTLEMLEQEDWKERYAALDRMNPTTDDFKVLEKALEDEKASVRRLATVLLGMIEDKAVLPYLYKALQDPSVTVRRTAGDTFSDLGFREAIPAMTEALKDKNKLVRWRAAMFLYEVGDDSAVPALQEAVFDSEFEVRMQAKMALRRIEGGEEAKGSVWNQMTQATQNDGK
- a CDS encoding BrxA/BrxB family bacilliredoxin; amino-acid sequence: MNPYVEYMREIAQPMRDELTHAGFKELITPEQVNEFIEATEGTTLVVVNSVCGCAAGLARPAAKASLSNDKTPETLVTVFAGQDREATEQMRDHFGDLEPSSPSMALLKDGKVVHFIPREDIEDHEVEEIVSNLTRAYNQYC
- a CDS encoding FUSC family protein, which translates into the protein MTTYQIVLNRIQHMRARLTASDPGLTRLITTTKATLSVMTSVFFVSALLALLDQGSLTVSIFAGAMGLLGVLVVFDDTRFKKQVTTALLPISAAISITAGAFLSQYPHASDVVILIPIFSAFYFSKFGSRYFSISMVSFISIYFSSILGVPFQDVPWFYLSILVGIGFAYLYNFIIIRDQPNVTLKRSLRSFHVQINLLFNLIGSYVSSSDQERQRKALKRELDYNAERLNEYAQKVSSQLSNVHPEEIWPGVTKEQLRIYLFDASMLIETLLPTMDDLLKDGAFQNESLQRTTATLLQAIRDIRALRHIDSEQQIQAAERRLEEFKQLTIETQLDSETFFLFNRLITMCEHVFANVRTLQALRTQAIEVKDRDNMEEDTSAEEEDDQEGKDSRMEPTTKKAIQAVAAGSVSIVLGYILTPSQQYWILLTAFIIFMGTDTVGRTFLKAVERTIGTVFGAIIGFVIAQFVYGHTYVEIGLIFLCIFMAFYFLPISYSFMMFWITMMVAMLYDLLLGGITWGVLGARVVDTIVGAALALAAAAYILPKKTQEKVSETTLDYFSHLNKLLNGTLQQLKGDPEPLDLTEKTFEMDETLSQLRTDAESMRKTPGATTRTRIEGWITRIATLNYYAKHLLTPTAEIDDQLQAVIDQLNEYINDNIDTIQLLLKDERSHAVVWDVEVLPSHMAYFNDYENNERKLTDSYHHFYYIRLINQTLVSFATDLGAQTERTSV
- the murB gene encoding UDP-N-acetylmuramate dehydrogenase, which encodes MNTTEVVQVLRELVRAESIKKDEPLSSYTFTRTGGCADIFVMPQSYEDIGEVVKYANEHNIPITLLGNGSNVIVRDGGIRGITIHMGRLKQIYLKDDHTLVAESGARIIDASRFALKHTLTGLEFACGIPGTVGGALYMNAGAYGGEVSDVLQSAIVVTRDGEVKSIPASELELDYRHSAVAEKGYIVVEATFVLKTGTHEEIKSIMDDLTYKRESKQPLEFPSCGSVFKRPPGYFAGKLIQDSDLQGTQIGGVQVSKKHAGFMVNIDKGTASDYIALIKHVQQTVFNKFGVELETEVKIIGEEEPGQLTT